A section of the Oncorhynchus gorbuscha isolate QuinsamMale2020 ecotype Even-year linkage group LG06, OgorEven_v1.0, whole genome shotgun sequence genome encodes:
- the LOC124037172 gene encoding uncharacterized protein LOC124037172 yields MNHHFLPHSLWTSEGKFLHRHATVLYSSVLVMCNISAGAQFGPCILQNTFHDTIAFIALKSSDKRSKSYVFRVGPEAMRSSALVLSWLPLVQGAHHRKEQNTEAFLKGGQLYFRTTKEIHQDEELLVWYDQELSHLLGFTDISTRGHNAKLKCAKCNQVLKNAHPYLAHCRFLCSQVKNDMPSREAYEHKHIEIKRQHRITDFHNIARDLEHKESSASEEEEISLRKRKHEETDYPRWRKPVLLEKTKILNDNITQITRDYHLIVPESTGSVLKLKAAKYQLKKDQVECNNSAFTEVGAAKRSVMHEKEKPTEADSETVREISSGLNSKSNNSEFSFVLLSGQEEQKSAFCKPNKGTSNCSTAHPSNKPAPSNHLEDVVTVLT; encoded by the exons ATGAACCATCATTTTTTACCTCATTCCCTCTGGACTAGCGAGGGTAAATTCCTCCACCGCCACGCGACAGTCCTCTACTCCAGCGTACTTGTCATGTGCAACATCTCTGCTGGGGCACAGTTCGGCCCATGCATCCTTCAGAACACGTTCCATGACACCATCGCCTTCATAGCGCTAAAATCCAGCGACAAGAGAAGCAAATCATATGTGTTCAGG GTGGGCCCCGAGGCTATGCGGAGCTCTGCTCTTGTGCTGTCCTGGCTGCCTCTGGTGCAAGGGGCACATCACCGGAAGGAGCAGAACACCGAAGCGTTCCTGAAGGGAGGCCAGCTGTATTTCCGGACCACTAAGGAAATCCATCAGGATGAGGAACTCTTGGTGTGGTATGACCAGGAGCTGTCACATCTACTGGGCTTCACTGACATCTCAACCAGAGGACATAATGCCA AGCTCAAATGTGCAAAATGTAACCAGGTCTTGAAGAACGCGCATCCCTACTTGGCCCACTGCCGCTTCCTGTGCTCCCAGGTGAAGAATGACATGCCGAGCAGAGAGGCCTATGAACACAAACACATTGAAATAAAACGACAACACCGCATCACAGACTTCCACAACATCGCCAGGGATCTGGAACATAAAGAATCCAGCGCCAGTGAGGAAGAAGAGATTTCTCTGCGGAAAAGGAAACATGAGGAGACGGATTACCCCCGATGGAGGAAACCAGTGTTACTGGAGAAAACGAAAATATTGAATGACAACATCACACAGATAACCAGAGACTACCACCTCATTGTGCCAGAGTCAACTGGCTCTGTTTTGAAACTGAAGGCGGCGAAGTACCAGCTCAAAAAGGACCAAGTGGAATGCAACAATAGTGCGTTCACAGAAGTAGGAGCTGCAAAAAGGAGTGTTATGCACGAGAAAGAAAAGCCAACAGAGGCTGATTCTGAGACAGTGAGGGAGATAAGCTCTGGTTTGAACTCCAAGAGCAACAACAGTGAGTTTTCATTCGTCCTGCTCAGTGGACAGGAGGAGCAGAAAAGCGCTTTCTGTAAACCCAATAAAGGGACTTCTAACTGCTCTACAGCTCACCCATCCAACAAACCTGCCCCATCGAACCACCTAGAAGacgttgtaacggttttgacttga